A window of the Isosphaera pallida ATCC 43644 genome harbors these coding sequences:
- a CDS encoding HEAT repeat domain-containing protein, with protein sequence MVTATIRVFVVIASLMPLSATLFDDASESFIMFATLSAVVLLAPALTGGFQPLPPPEWELKKLTTFPSPRDRAAGAAALRKYDWRCRPDLIDALVNALSCDPSAKVREEAAESLACLAPPSPVAEAALRRAAACDSNLCVRLKSRKGAKAVAASLARSGPIVVTTSRRVELAPAAPPALYDFGMPQGPGIAPVPPGFSDPVFVPPPPLGVVPGTVYPMTGRGPTQFDTQARVLDRPAPLNRRVDPRPVRDLPPEFYDDPLTGAPGAAPRRAIPTPTRFLTTPPPSALLPNPLPPDEIPALLPPRYGP encoded by the coding sequence GTGGTCACCGCGACGATTCGGGTCTTCGTGGTAATCGCGTCGTTGATGCCACTCTCTGCCACCCTCTTTGACGATGCTTCCGAGAGTTTCATTATGTTCGCCACCCTGAGTGCGGTTGTTTTACTCGCACCGGCCCTAACGGGCGGATTCCAACCGCTTCCGCCGCCGGAATGGGAATTAAAGAAGCTCACCACCTTTCCTTCACCCCGCGATCGGGCCGCGGGGGCCGCGGCGTTGCGGAAGTATGACTGGCGTTGCCGGCCCGACCTGATCGACGCCCTGGTTAATGCGTTGAGCTGCGATCCCTCGGCGAAGGTCCGCGAAGAGGCGGCCGAGTCGTTGGCCTGTCTGGCACCGCCCTCGCCAGTGGCCGAGGCGGCGCTGCGGCGAGCGGCGGCGTGCGATTCCAACCTGTGCGTTCGGCTCAAATCCCGCAAGGGAGCCAAGGCGGTCGCGGCGTCGTTGGCTCGCTCGGGGCCGATCGTGGTGACGACCTCGCGGCGGGTCGAGTTGGCTCCGGCTGCTCCGCCGGCGTTGTACGATTTCGGTATGCCCCAGGGGCCGGGGATCGCGCCGGTTCCACCTGGCTTCTCCGACCCGGTTTTCGTGCCGCCTCCGCCCTTGGGCGTGGTTCCGGGAACCGTGTACCCGATGACCGGCAGAGGCCCCACCCAGTTCGACACTCAGGCTCGGGTGTTGGACCGTCCAGCTCCGTTGAATCGGCGGGTCGATCCCCGTCCAGTGCGCGATCTGCCGCCGGAATTCTACGATGATCCCCTCACCGGCGCTCCGGGGGCCGCGCCCCGCCGAGCGATCCCGACCCCGACTCGGTTCCTGACCACGCCGCCACCCTCGGCGTTGCTGCCCAATCCCTTGCCGCCCGACGAGATTCCGGCCCTGCTGCCTCCACGTTACGGTCCTTGA
- a CDS encoding glycosyltransferase family 2 protein, which translates to MFTPLPPRRAEIAAVSSSIPATDRSAVVPTGVVEVMNAPRTQVHDETNVAQPAVPPELSVVVPVKDERENVAELHRQLVAALESTGRSHEILWIDDGSRDGSWEVIAGLVAADPTGRVRAVRLRRNFGKAAALTAGFQKARGRLIFTLDGDLQDDPAEIPRFLEAIDANGGLDLVSGWKKTRHDPWHKVYPSLVFNAMVSRLSGCQLHDHNCGFKLYRVEILREIRIYGELHRFVPALAYARGFRVGELAVNHRPRTHGRSKYGVERFVKGFLDLLTVWFVTGFRQRPLHILGPLGLLFLATGVFGLTWLALEWLAGVRPIGTRPFLSYSAVSLSIGAQLLSLGVLAELLTFYQHRPSDAYSIAQSLGFCEDNKPPLSGNRAGDS; encoded by the coding sequence GTGTTTACTCCCTTACCACCGCGGCGCGCTGAGATCGCCGCTGTGTCCTCCTCCATTCCCGCCACCGACAGGTCCGCCGTGGTCCCAACCGGAGTCGTCGAGGTCATGAACGCGCCGCGAACCCAGGTCCACGACGAAACCAACGTGGCTCAACCCGCCGTTCCACCGGAACTCAGTGTGGTGGTGCCGGTCAAGGACGAGCGGGAAAACGTGGCCGAACTGCATCGGCAACTCGTCGCGGCGCTGGAGTCCACCGGGCGTTCCCACGAGATTCTTTGGATTGACGATGGCAGCCGGGACGGCTCCTGGGAGGTGATCGCCGGGTTGGTCGCCGCAGATCCAACCGGGCGGGTCCGAGCCGTTCGGTTGAGACGCAACTTCGGCAAAGCGGCGGCGTTGACCGCGGGATTTCAAAAGGCGCGGGGCCGCCTGATCTTCACACTGGACGGCGACCTACAGGACGACCCCGCTGAAATTCCCCGGTTCCTGGAGGCAATCGACGCCAACGGCGGGTTGGATCTGGTGAGCGGTTGGAAGAAAACCCGTCACGACCCCTGGCACAAGGTGTACCCTAGCCTCGTGTTCAACGCCATGGTCAGCCGATTGTCGGGCTGCCAACTTCATGACCATAATTGCGGCTTCAAGCTCTATCGCGTCGAGATCCTGCGCGAGATCCGCATCTACGGCGAACTCCACCGGTTCGTGCCAGCTTTGGCGTACGCGCGGGGCTTCCGGGTCGGCGAGTTGGCGGTCAACCACCGGCCCCGCACCCACGGACGTTCCAAGTACGGCGTCGAGCGGTTCGTCAAAGGATTCCTTGATCTCCTGACCGTCTGGTTCGTGACCGGGTTCCGTCAGCGTCCTTTACATATCCTCGGTCCCTTAGGTTTGCTGTTTTTAGCAACCGGAGTGTTCGGCCTTACTTGGCTGGCGCTAGAGTGGCTGGCCGGGGTGCGTCCAATCGGCACTCGGCCGTTTTTGAGCTACTCGGCGGTTTCGCTGAGCATCGGAGCGCAGTTACTGAGTCTAGGCGTCCTGGCCGAACTGCTCACCTTTTACCAGCATCGACCCAGCGACGCCTACAGCATCGCGCAAAGTCTGGGCTTCTGCGAGGACAACAAGCCACCCCTCTCAGGCAATCGCGCCGGCGACTCTTGA
- a CDS encoding lysylphosphatidylglycerol synthase transmembrane domain-containing protein → MTQGRDDGSEPPNPAASVEPMDISTGRWTHLAPWIKGAIGVLVLAAVGWQIWKTIEEFRERGLTLTIEPNGMIAAGLLYMAGLVIQGSYFYVLLRSSTHPISWLAAVRAYVVGHLGKYVPGKAFVVVMRVGLATPFGARAGSVAVAAFYETLLMMAAGGLMAGVGFVMAGRSLSNAAFLATLGSGVGLMFLVMCEPRVFNFLTRTISRRWPEAQASFPKINPRTLVLGLVMGLPTWTLWGLGHVAVIHGLGNEVAPPLWPILIASVALATVLGFVVAVLPGGLGVREWVLMVTLEPLLGLSLAVTSTLALRLIQVFAELVVSGIVLGAIRPPAGRSAVGDESGGTLPAPPDGSGA, encoded by the coding sequence ATGACCCAGGGACGCGACGATGGCTCGGAGCCGCCGAACCCGGCTGCGTCGGTGGAGCCGATGGACATCTCAACAGGACGTTGGACCCACCTGGCCCCTTGGATTAAGGGAGCAATCGGCGTTCTCGTGCTGGCGGCGGTGGGCTGGCAAATCTGGAAAACGATCGAGGAGTTCCGGGAGCGTGGTCTGACCCTCACTATCGAACCCAACGGGATGATCGCGGCGGGACTGCTGTACATGGCTGGTTTGGTGATCCAAGGCAGCTATTTTTATGTCTTGCTGCGATCCTCGACACACCCGATCAGCTGGTTGGCAGCGGTTCGAGCCTATGTGGTAGGACACCTAGGCAAATATGTTCCGGGTAAAGCATTCGTGGTGGTAATGCGGGTGGGTCTAGCTACTCCGTTCGGCGCGCGGGCGGGTTCGGTGGCGGTGGCGGCGTTCTACGAAACGCTTCTTATGATGGCGGCGGGCGGGCTCATGGCGGGGGTAGGGTTCGTCATGGCGGGGCGTTCTTTGAGCAACGCGGCTTTCCTGGCGACATTGGGTTCGGGGGTGGGTCTGATGTTTTTGGTCATGTGCGAGCCACGGGTCTTCAACTTTTTGACCCGAACCATCAGTCGTCGCTGGCCGGAGGCCCAGGCGAGCTTCCCGAAAATCAACCCGCGGACCCTGGTGCTGGGTTTGGTCATGGGCCTGCCAACCTGGACCCTCTGGGGTCTGGGCCACGTTGCAGTGATTCACGGCCTGGGCAACGAAGTCGCGCCGCCACTCTGGCCGATCCTGATCGCCTCGGTCGCCCTGGCAACGGTCCTAGGCTTCGTGGTGGCGGTGCTTCCCGGCGGCCTAGGGGTCAGGGAATGGGTCTTGATGGTGACTTTGGAGCCGCTTTTGGGGCTGAGCCTGGCAGTCACCTCGACCTTGGCGTTGCGCTTGATCCAGGTCTTCGCGGAACTGGTCGTCTCGGGTATCGTACTGGGCGCGATCCGGCCCCCCGCCGGTCGCTCCGCGGTGGGCGACGAGTCCGGCGGAACCCTCCCGGCTCCTCCCGACGGGTCGGGAGCCTGA